A single window of Solea solea chromosome 9, fSolSol10.1, whole genome shotgun sequence DNA harbors:
- the pdzk1ip1 gene encoding PDZK1-interacting protein 1 isoform X1 — MKKISTLTSCLLLIIGAATAQTAETEVGGRLLPQWLTGLLALVGFLFLTFVAFLVKAAWCGDTNKLRTSVESATDNDYVINDTTLDEVRSKDRSAYDTTLDAVRSKDRSAYDTTLDAVRSKDRSAYDTTLDAVRSKDRSAYDTTLDAVRSKDRSAYDTTLDAVRSKDRSAYDTTLDAVRSKDRSAYDTTLDAVRSKDRSAYDTTLDAVRSKDRSAYDTTLDAVSRDDRNAYDNLGIDDDTYEKVTSM; from the exons ATGAAGAAAATCTCTACTCTCACTTCCTGCTTGTTGCTGATTATTGGAGCAGCGACGGCTCAGACAG ctgaGACTGAGGTCGGAGGTCGTCTGCTGCCTCAGTGGCTCACCGGACTCCTCGCCCTCGTTGGGTTCCTCTTCCTGACGTTTGTGGCCTTCCTGGTGAAGGCGGCCTGGTGTGGAGACACAAACAA ACTGAGGACGTCTGTGGAGTCGGCCACAGACAACGACTACGTCATAAACGACACCACACTGGACGAGGTCAG gAGCAAAGACAGGAGCGCGTACGACACCACACTGGACGCGGTCAG GAGCAAAGACAGGAGCGCGTACGACACCACACTGGACGCGGTCAG gAGCAAAGACAGGAGCGCGTACGACACCACACTGGACGCGGTCAG GAGCAAAGACAGGAGCGCGTACGACACCACACTGGACGCGGTCAG GAGCAAAGACAGGAGCGCGTACGACACCACACTGGACGCGGTCAG GAGCAAAGACAGGAGCGCGTACGACACCACACTGGACGCGGTCAG GAGCAAAGACAGGAGCGCGTACGACACCACACTGGACGCGGTCAG GAGCAAAGACAGGAGCGCGTACGACACCACACTGGACGCGGTCAG GAGCAAAGACAGGAGCGCGTACGACACCACACTGGACGCGGTCAG CAGAGACGACAGGAACGCTTATGACAACCTGGGGATCGATGATGACACTTATGAGAAAGTCACCTCCATGTGA
- the pdzk1ip1 gene encoding PDZK1-interacting protein 1 isoform X2 codes for MKKISTLTSCLLLIIGAATAQTAETEVGGRLLPQWLTGLLALVGFLFLTFVAFLVKAAWCGDTNKLRTSVESATDNDYVINDTTLDEVRSKDRSAYDTTLDAVRSKDRSAYDTTLDAVRSKDRSAYDTTLDAVRSKDRSAYDTTLDAVRSKDRSAYDTTLDAVRSKDRSAYDTTLDAVRSKDRSAYDTTLDAVRSKDRSAYDTTLDAVRSKDRSAYDTTLDAVRDDRNAYDNLGIDDDTYEKVTSM; via the exons ATGAAGAAAATCTCTACTCTCACTTCCTGCTTGTTGCTGATTATTGGAGCAGCGACGGCTCAGACAG ctgaGACTGAGGTCGGAGGTCGTCTGCTGCCTCAGTGGCTCACCGGACTCCTCGCCCTCGTTGGGTTCCTCTTCCTGACGTTTGTGGCCTTCCTGGTGAAGGCGGCCTGGTGTGGAGACACAAACAA ACTGAGGACGTCTGTGGAGTCGGCCACAGACAACGACTACGTCATAAACGACACCACACTGGACGAGGTCAG gAGCAAAGACAGGAGCGCGTACGACACCACACTGGACGCGGTCAG GAGCAAAGACAGGAGCGCGTACGACACCACACTGGACGCGGTCAG gAGCAAAGACAGGAGCGCGTACGACACCACACTGGACGCGGTCAG GAGCAAAGACAGGAGCGCGTACGACACCACACTGGACGCGGTCAG GAGCAAAGACAGGAGCGCGTACGACACCACACTGGACGCGGTCAG GAGCAAAGACAGGAGCGCGTACGACACCACACTGGACGCGGTCAG GAGCAAAGACAGGAGCGCGTACGACACCACACTGGACGCGGTCAG GAGCAAAGACAGGAGCGCGTACGACACCACACTGGACGCGGTCAG GAGCAAAGACAGGAGCGCGTACGACACCACACTGGACGCGGTCAG AGACGACAGGAACGCTTATGACAACCTGGGGATCGATGATGACACTTATGAGAAAGTCACCTCCATGTGA